A genomic window from Salvia hispanica cultivar TCC Black 2014 chromosome 5, UniMelb_Shisp_WGS_1.0, whole genome shotgun sequence includes:
- the LOC125189482 gene encoding uncharacterized protein LOC125189482, with product MVRERLLDSDESVKLRLIGKRGKDGRTYNLPVVSEVAALIVGDVDENICDRDIIVEHRTGKLKRIHEMHPMYLPLQYPLLYVYGEDGYMDDICFSGSVTGSKRGMRVILPSSHTGGARYIIQSYHDAMAICKWDGYPNFTCNPKWPEILRFVENMGLKYEDRPDVVTRIFKMKINSMIKDFCRNKVFGDVVAAKNKKHPVPADVDQIISAEIPDSELDPDYFKLVCEFMVHGPCGVARRDSPCMSEVAWRLYGFEIQYRDPAVERLSFHLPDEQFVVYDESTGLDDVMARRSVNESMFLGWFEANKKYPYARELLYSDFPNKFVWRAANREWTPRKQGFVIGRLRFIPVGSGELYYLRLLLNIIPGATCYEDLRNVNGSLYGTYRDACYALGLLEDDKEYINGIIEASYWASAFALRRLFVTLLSSDSICRSEVVWNSCWSLLSDDILFTQRRVLRHPDLLLTEVDIRNYALIEIEKALLKVGRSLREFQSMSFPLEEYFEACQNKLVMEELSYDRENLARDHAVGEIVLNVASSGIASLLLPGGRTTHSWFKIPINVTEDSFCSLDRSLRDLRRCTNQRNSYLPFGGITVVFGSDFRQILPVIPKGSRQDVVNDIGDGVAGDCTDGYGKVVIRRDLLLECTTDPLQCIVSSTYPTFGQNVEDSSYLENWAILAPTLEVVEMVNQYMMSHNCSQEHTYLSADSVVGSDSRPGLFEEVHTPELLNGVRCSGLPNHELHLKIGTPVMLLRNIDYDSGLCNGTRLIITRLGSHVLEAKVLGGRCTWNLGVVT from the exons ATGGTGAGGGAAAGGTTACTTGATAGTGATGAGTCTGTGAAGTTGAGGTTGATTGGAAAGAGGGGAAAAGATGGTAGGACATATAATTTGCCGGTTGTATCTGAAGTAGCTGCATTGATTGTTGGTGATGttgatgaaaatatatgtGATAGGGATATCATAGTTGAACATCGCACAGGAAAGTTGAAAAGGATTCATGAAATGCATCCAATGTATCTTCCTTTACAGTATCCATTGTTGTATGTATATGGTGAAGATGGTTATATGGATGATATTTGTTTCTCAGGATCGGTTACAG GCTCTAAGCGTGGTATGCGTGTTATTTTGCCTTCAAGTCATACAGGTGGTGCCCGTTATATAATTCAAAGTTACCATGATGCAATGGCTATTTGCAAATGGGATGGATATCCAAATTTTACTTGCAATCCTAAATGGCCtgaaattttaagatttgttgAGAACATGGGGCTTAAATATGAAGACCGTCCTGATGTGGTTACTAGAATATTTAAGATGAAAATAAACAGTATGATCAAAGATTTTTGTCGTAACAAAGTGTTTGGTGATGTTGTTGCAG CTAAGAACAAAAAACATCCTGTACCTGCAGATGTTGATCAAATTATTTCTGCTGAAATTCCAGATTCTGAGCTTGATCCAGATTACTTTAAACTTGTGTGTGAATTTATGGTTCATGGTCCATGTGGTGTGGCTAGACGTGATTCCCCTTGCATGTCTGAAG TTGCATGGAGATTGTATGGATTTGAAATACAGTACAGAGATCCTGCAGTGGAAAGATTAAGTTTTCATTTGCCAGATGAGCAATTTGTTGTATATGATGAGTCAACTGGTTTGGATGACGTTATGGCTCGAAGAAGTGTTAATGAAAGTATGTTTTTAGGTTGGTTTGAGGCGAATAAGAAATATCCTTATGCTAGAGAATTGCTTTACTCAGATTTTCCTAATAAATTTGTTTGGAGGGCTGCCAATAGAGAGTGGACACCGCGAAAACAGGGTTTTGTGATTGGGAGGTTGAGGTTTATACCAGTGGGTTCTGGTGAGTTATATTATCTGAGATTACTTTTGAATATTATTCCTGGAGCTACTTGCTATGAAGATTTAAGGAATGTCAATGGTAGTTTGTATGGTACGTATAGGGATGCATGTTATGCATTAGGATTGTTGGAGGatgataaagaatatattaatGGGATTATTGAGGCAAGTTATTGGGCGTCTGCTTTTGCACTAAGGCGTTTGTTTGTAACACTATTATCTTCTGACTCTATTTGTCGTTCTGAAGTTGTTTGGAATAGTTGCTGGAGTTTGTTGTCGGATGATATTCTTTTTACACAGCGAAGAGTATTAAGACATCCAG aTTTGTTACTTACTGAAGTGGATATAagaaattatgcattaatagAGATTGAAAAGGCGTTGTTGAAGGTGGGAAGAAGTTTACGTGAATTTCAATCTATGTCATTTCCATTAGAAGAATATTTTGAGGCTTGTCAAAACAAGTTGGTAATGGAGGAGTTATCTTATGACCGAGAAAATTTAGCTAGAGATCATGCTGT AggtgaaattgtgttgaacgTTGCCTCAAGTGGAATTGCATCTTTATTGTTACCAGGTGGGAGGACAACTCATTCTTGGTTTAAGATTCCAATAAATGTAACTGAGGATTCATTTTGCT CTTTAGATAGAAGTCTTCGTGATTTAAGGCGTTGTACAAATCAAAGGAATTCATATTTACCGTTTGGTGGTATAACAGTTGTTTTTGGTAGTGATTTTCGGCAGATTTTACCTGTTATTCCTAAAGGTAGTAGACAAGATGTGGTTAATG ATATTGGTGATGGTGTTGCTGGAGATTGCACAGATGGATATGGTAAAGTAGTTATTCGAAGAGATTTGTTGCTTGAATGTACTACTGATCCTTTGCAGTGTATTGTTTCTTCAACGTATCCAACATTTGGGcagaatgttgaagattcgAGTTACTTAGAAAATTGGGCTATATTAGCTCCAACGTTGGAAGTAGTTGAAATGGTTAATCAGTATATGATGTCTCATAATTGTTCGCAAGAGCATACTTATTTAAGTGCTGATAGTGTTGTTGGATCTGATTCCCGTCCTGGTCTTTTTGAGGAGGTTCACACGCCTGAGTTATTGAATGGTGTACGTTGTTCTGGTTTACCCAATCATGAGTTACATCTTAAGATTGGTACTCCTGTCATGTTGTTGAGAAATATTGACTATGATTCTGGATTGTGTAATGGTACTAGGTTGATTATTACTAGACTTGGAAGTCATGTTTTGGAAGCAAAGGTGCTTGGTGGGCGTTGTACATGGAATTTAGGTGTTGTTACCTAG